A genome region from Dethiobacter alkaliphilus AHT 1 includes the following:
- the yihA gene encoding ribosome biogenesis GTP-binding protein YihA/YsxC codes for MKIKSAEFIISAAGAEQFPTDMLPEVAFVGRSNVGKSTLLNSLVNRKKLALTSGNPGKTRLINFFLINEAFYFADLPGYGFARVSHEMKKQWGLLIENYLQTRETLQVVAQLVDLRHPPTADDLAMYQWLIHFNIPTIIVATKADKISRGNRQKHVKQVREGLGLGSQGPVIMFSAKTGEGKDDIWKVIQQFVQNEQ; via the coding sequence ATGAAGATTAAGTCAGCCGAATTTATCATCAGTGCGGCAGGGGCCGAGCAGTTTCCCACCGATATGCTGCCGGAGGTGGCCTTTGTGGGCCGCTCCAATGTGGGTAAATCTACGCTGTTAAATTCTCTGGTAAACCGCAAAAAGCTGGCTTTGACCAGCGGCAACCCAGGGAAAACACGGCTGATTAACTTTTTCCTCATCAATGAAGCCTTCTACTTTGCTGATTTGCCGGGCTATGGTTTTGCCCGCGTGTCCCATGAAATGAAGAAGCAGTGGGGCCTGTTAATTGAAAACTACCTGCAAACAAGGGAGACCCTGCAGGTGGTGGCTCAGCTGGTAGATTTGCGCCATCCGCCCACCGCCGACGACCTTGCCATGTATCAGTGGCTGATTCACTTCAATATCCCCACCATTATTGTGGCCACCAAAGCGGATAAGATTTCCCGCGGCAACAGGCAAAAGCACGTCAAACAGGTGCGGGAAGGCCTGGGCCTGGGCTCCCAGGGGCCGGTGATCATGTTTTCAGCCAAAACCGGCGAAGGCAAAGATGATATCTGGAAGGTAATTCAGCAGTTTGTGCAAAACGAACAATAG